A stretch of the Denticeps clupeoides chromosome 6, fDenClu1.1, whole genome shotgun sequence genome encodes the following:
- the LOC114791909 gene encoding E3 ubiquitin-protein ligase rififylin-like, producing MWPSCCNWLCAGTTATVDENGSSWRQAYTNSGFSPYPTSPDHLCKACGGHFETVSRKHVCVDCKKNFCSRCSVQLEPRPRLCFTCQRFHGNLFSRAELMRLKVKDLRDYLHLHEVPTQMCREKEELVELVIGQQTPPSSSSSDTVSQAGAPPDTDLPSNITVPPTTAINPATESETEQLTEDEDEDEEEEQGQEEEEEEDEDESSDSEDALGEGRRASLSDLRSVEDIEGLSVRQLKEILARNFVNFKGCCEKWELMERVTRLYNDQKDQQNVEPAGPEPPGLEENLCKICMDSPIDCVLLECGHMVTCSKCGKRMSECPICRQYVVRAVHVFRS from the exons ATGTGGCCCTCCTGTTGTAACTGGCTGTGTGCTGGAACCACCGCCACAGTGGACGAGAACGGCAGCTCATGGCGCCAGGCCTACACAAACTCGGGCTTCAGCCCCTACCCAACGTCCCCCGACCACTTGTGCAAGGCCTGCGGAGGCCATTTTGAAACAGTCTCGAGGAAG cATGTGTGCGTGGACTGCAAGAAGAACTTCTGCAGCCGCTGCTCCGTTCAGCTGGAGCCGCGGCCACGCCTGTGCTTCACCTGCCAGCGTTTCCACGGGAACCTCTTCAGCCGGGCGGAGCTGATGCGGCTGAAGGTGAAGGACCTGCGCGACTACCTCCACCTGCACGAGGTCCCCACGCAGATGTGCCGGGAgaaggaggagctggtggagctggTTATAGGCCAGCAGACTCCGCCcagcagtagcagcagtgaCACCGTGTCGCAAGCGGGCGCCCCGCCCGACACGGACCTGCCCTCCAACATCACTGTGCCCCCGACGACTGCCATCAACCCGGCTACGGAGTCTGAGACCGAGCAGCTGACGGAGGACGAGGAtgaggacgaggaagaggagcagggtcaggaggaggaggaggaggaggatgaagatgag TCGTCAGACAGTGAGGATGCTCTGGGCGAAGGACGGCGAGCCTCCCTGTCGGATCTGAGGAGCGTGGAGGACATCGAGGGGCTCAGCGTGAGGCAGCTCAAGGAGATCCTCGCCCGCAACTTTGTCAACTTCAAAGGCTGCTGTGAAAAGTGGGAGCTGATGGAGCGAGTGACCCGTCTCTACAACGACCAGAAGGACCAACAGAACGTGG AGCCTGCAGGTCCAGAGCCCCCCGGGCTGGAGGAGAACCTGTGCAAGATTTGCATGGACTCGCCCATCGACTGCGTGCTGCTGGAGTGCGGCCACATGGTGACCTGCAGCAAGTGCGGGAAGCGCATGAGCGAATGTCCCATCTGCAGGCAGTACGTGGTGAGGGCCGTCCACGTCTTCAGGTCCTGA